One stretch of Bordetella avium DNA includes these proteins:
- a CDS encoding TIGR03862 family flavoprotein translates to MAAETLALGGAQVDVYDAMPSVGRKFLLAGRGGLNLTHSEALPAFIGRYGAAAEQVAAWLALLSPDALRDWTHALGVETFIGTSGRVFPKAMKAAPMLRAWLTRLRAQGVRFHMRHRWQGWLASEPASPQTLRFDTPEGTLTSSADAVVLALGGASWARLGSDGAWLAPLAQRGVAVTPLLPANCGFDVAWSPHFIERYAGQPLKSVALALSENGPGRRGECMISASGIEGSLVYALSAPLRDTLLGEGEATAWLDLLPDWSAARVADAVHHPRGARSWSSHLQSRLGLKGVKAGLLRECLPDFHDLDLLAQRIKALPIRIQAPRPIDEAISSAGGICFEALTPQLMLRDAPGVYCAGEMLDWEAPTGGYLLTACMASGKAAAQGLLADHA, encoded by the coding sequence ATGGCTGCCGAAACGCTGGCGCTGGGCGGCGCCCAGGTCGATGTTTACGACGCCATGCCCTCGGTAGGCCGAAAGTTTCTGTTGGCAGGCCGAGGCGGCCTGAACTTGACGCACAGCGAAGCGCTGCCCGCCTTCATCGGCCGCTACGGCGCAGCCGCCGAACAGGTCGCCGCCTGGCTGGCACTGCTCTCACCCGATGCGCTGCGCGACTGGACCCACGCCCTGGGCGTGGAGACCTTCATCGGGACGTCAGGCCGAGTCTTTCCCAAAGCAATGAAGGCGGCGCCCATGTTGCGCGCCTGGCTGACGCGCTTGCGCGCTCAGGGGGTTCGCTTTCACATGCGGCACCGCTGGCAAGGCTGGCTTGCCAGCGAACCCGCGAGCCCGCAAACGCTGCGCTTCGATACACCCGAAGGAACGCTGACAAGTTCGGCCGACGCCGTGGTGCTGGCTCTGGGCGGCGCAAGCTGGGCCCGTCTGGGTTCGGATGGCGCCTGGCTGGCGCCCTTGGCGCAGCGCGGGGTGGCGGTCACCCCCCTGTTGCCAGCCAACTGCGGCTTTGATGTCGCCTGGAGCCCCCATTTCATCGAACGCTACGCCGGGCAGCCGCTTAAATCCGTGGCGCTCGCCTTGTCGGAAAACGGGCCAGGCAGGCGGGGAGAGTGCATGATCAGCGCCTCGGGCATCGAAGGCAGCCTGGTCTACGCCTTATCGGCCCCGCTGCGCGACACCCTGCTCGGCGAGGGCGAAGCCACCGCCTGGCTGGATCTGCTGCCTGATTGGAGCGCGGCCCGCGTGGCCGATGCCGTGCATCATCCTCGCGGCGCGCGTTCGTGGTCCAGCCACCTGCAAAGCCGTCTGGGTCTCAAGGGTGTCAAGGCCGGTCTGCTGCGCGAATGCCTGCCGGACTTCCATGATCTGGACCTGCTGGCGCAGCGCATCAAGGCGCTGCCCATCCGTATACAGGCGCCCCGCCCCATCGACGAGGCGATCAGCAGCGCTGGCGGCATCTGCTTCGAGGCCCTCACGCCGCAGCTCATGCTGCGCGATGCGCCCGGCGTGTATTGCGCAGGCGAAATGCTGGATTGGGAAGCGCCGACGGGCGGCTATCTGCTCACCGCCTGCATGGCCAGCGGCAAGGCCGCCGCGCAAGGCTTGCTCGCCGACCACGCCTGA
- the argC gene encoding N-acetyl-gamma-glutamyl-phosphate reductase codes for MTQALVFIDGDQGTTGLQIHERLRGRDDLRILTLPAAERKDSQRRAEAINQCDIAILCLPDSAAREAVAAIRNPAVRVLDASSAHRLTPGWEYGFPEMAPAQAERIARAARVSNPGCYPTGAVGLLRPLVAAGLVPADYPITVHAVSGYSGKGRVGVQEHEGGADAPPYAAYGLGLAHKHTPEIEHYAGLAARPVFTPAYGSFRQGIALTIALQRRLLPAGADGRAMRDCLARHYVNSVHVQVCQALPEQLDPRAANGSNALHLHVFENAEHGHILLAAVFDNLGKGAAGAAVQNLDLMLQA; via the coding sequence ATGACTCAAGCACTTGTTTTTATCGACGGCGACCAGGGCACGACGGGTTTGCAGATCCATGAACGCCTGCGCGGGCGCGATGACCTGCGCATCCTGACCTTGCCCGCCGCCGAGCGCAAAGACAGCCAGCGCCGCGCAGAGGCTATCAATCAGTGCGATATCGCCATTCTTTGCCTGCCTGATTCCGCCGCGCGCGAAGCGGTCGCCGCCATTCGTAACCCCGCCGTGCGTGTGCTGGACGCCAGCTCGGCGCACCGGCTCACACCGGGTTGGGAATACGGTTTTCCGGAGATGGCGCCGGCACAGGCGGAGCGTATCGCCCGCGCTGCCCGGGTGAGCAATCCCGGCTGCTATCCCACCGGCGCGGTCGGCCTGTTGCGTCCGCTGGTGGCGGCCGGGCTAGTGCCAGCCGATTACCCCATCACCGTGCATGCCGTGTCGGGCTATTCCGGCAAGGGGCGCGTCGGTGTGCAGGAGCATGAAGGCGGCGCTGATGCGCCGCCTTATGCGGCCTATGGTTTGGGGCTCGCGCACAAACACACGCCCGAAATCGAACATTACGCCGGGCTGGCCGCCAGGCCGGTATTCACGCCGGCCTATGGATCATTTCGCCAGGGGATCGCGCTCACGATCGCCTTGCAGCGCCGCCTTTTGCCTGCAGGGGCCGATGGGCGCGCGATGCGCGACTGCCTGGCTCGCCACTATGTGAACAGCGTCCATGTGCAGGTTTGCCAGGCCCTGCCCGAGCAGCTCGATCCGCGAGCGGCCAACGGCAGCAACGCCCTGCACCTGCATGTCTTCGAGAACGCCGAGCATGGGCATATCCTGCTGGCGGCGGTGTTCGACAACCTGGGCAAGGGCGCAGCGGGCGCGGCCGTGCAGAACCTGGATCTGATGTTGCAGGCCTGA
- a CDS encoding GNAT family N-acetyltransferase: MRLRAANRADGDRIAELLDQLGYPGAEGFLARRLTQLLDHPDAGIVVAERGQAVIGFISYHFIPQLGLPQDFCRISYCCVASEARGMGAGALLEAAVHAAARARGCDRIELHCHEDRNAAHGFYERLGYQEAPKYLMKAANKKERGTQR, translated from the coding sequence ATGCGCCTGCGCGCCGCCAACCGGGCTGACGGTGACCGGATCGCCGAACTGCTCGACCAATTGGGCTATCCGGGCGCCGAGGGCTTTCTGGCCCGGCGCCTGACGCAGCTGCTCGACCACCCTGACGCCGGCATTGTTGTCGCCGAACGCGGGCAGGCGGTAATCGGGTTCATTTCCTATCATTTCATCCCGCAATTGGGGCTGCCCCAGGATTTCTGCCGCATCAGTTATTGCTGTGTCGCCAGCGAAGCACGCGGGATGGGGGCGGGAGCGCTGCTCGAAGCCGCCGTCCATGCCGCCGCCCGGGCCCGAGGCTGTGACCGCATCGAGCTGCATTGCCACGAAGACCGCAATGCGGCGCACGGATTCTATGAGCGGCTGGGCTATCAGGAAGCCCCCAAATACCTGATGAAGGCCGCAAACAAGAAGGAGCGCGGCACACAGCGCTGA
- a CDS encoding metallophosphoesterase: protein MALRNSSFFLRFLALGVLAHVYVGLRIIPAVPLGQIWQVGATLVLVLSCILIPLGMLSRSSGRQPWADRLAWAGLLAMGFFSSLFVFTVLRDVVLVGAGLWRLATGGAPPIRLREVSAMAVPLLALAGSVLGFFNARRLAHVKAVRVPIAGLPAELEGLRIAQISDIHVGPTIKAPYVQAIVDAVNALNPDIIAITGDIVDGNVTQLGPHTRPLGELRAPGGVYLVTGNHEYYSGADQWIGELRRLGLKVLLNEHAVVTIKGQEVVVAGVTDYTAGDFDPAQRSDPQQALNGAPADAAVKLLLAHQPRSALAAAPLGYTLQLSGHTHGGQFFPWGFFVRLQQPFTSGLHKQGKLWVYTSRGTGYWGPPMRLAAPSEISLVRLTRAT, encoded by the coding sequence ATGGCGCTGCGCAACTCCTCTTTCTTTCTCCGCTTTCTCGCCTTAGGCGTACTGGCCCATGTCTATGTCGGCCTGCGTATCATCCCTGCCGTACCGCTAGGACAAATCTGGCAAGTCGGCGCCACCCTAGTGCTGGTGCTGTCCTGCATTTTGATCCCGCTGGGCATGCTGAGCCGCTCCTCGGGACGCCAGCCCTGGGCGGACCGCCTGGCCTGGGCTGGCCTCTTGGCCATGGGCTTTTTCTCTTCGCTGTTTGTGTTCACGGTGCTGCGCGATGTGGTCTTGGTCGGCGCAGGCCTGTGGCGGCTGGCCACCGGCGGCGCGCCGCCGATCCGGCTGCGCGAAGTCAGCGCTATGGCGGTGCCCTTGCTGGCGCTGGCTGGCAGCGTTCTGGGATTTTTCAATGCCCGACGGCTGGCCCATGTCAAAGCGGTCCGCGTACCCATTGCCGGGCTACCTGCCGAGCTCGAGGGCTTGCGCATCGCCCAGATCAGTGACATCCATGTCGGCCCCACGATCAAAGCCCCCTATGTCCAGGCCATTGTGGACGCGGTCAATGCCTTGAACCCCGACATCATCGCCATCACCGGCGATATCGTCGATGGCAACGTGACCCAGCTCGGGCCGCACACCCGACCACTGGGTGAGCTGCGCGCGCCGGGCGGCGTCTATCTGGTCACGGGCAATCACGAGTACTACTCGGGCGCGGATCAATGGATAGGCGAGCTCCGCCGCCTGGGCCTGAAGGTCTTGCTGAACGAACACGCGGTCGTCACGATCAAGGGGCAGGAGGTCGTGGTCGCCGGCGTCACCGACTACACGGCCGGCGACTTCGATCCCGCACAGCGCAGCGATCCGCAACAAGCCTTGAACGGCGCCCCGGCCGATGCGGCCGTCAAGCTGCTGCTCGCGCATCAGCCGCGTAGCGCCCTGGCCGCCGCGCCGCTGGGCTACACCCTGCAACTATCGGGACACACGCATGGCGGCCAGTTCTTCCCCTGGGGCTTTTTCGTGCGCCTGCAACAGCCCTTCACATCGGGCCTGCACAAACAGGGCAAACTCTGGGTCTACACCAGCCGAGGCACCGGTTATTGGGGCCCCCCCATGCGTCTGGCCGCACCGTCCGAGATCAGCCTGGTTCGCTTGACCCGAGCCACATGA
- a CDS encoding GNAT family N-acetyltransferase: MPSTITVRLWQPDTTPSAETLAQLWLRSVRATHDFLDEATVLALYPEVRDHYLPAVTLWLAEEASGLCLGFMGLQVHAQGADVAMLFIEPAARGQGLGRRLLDQARADHGALTVDVNEQNPQAWEFYRHYGFEQTGRSPLDGQGRPFPLIHMALRGDPSCAGLGLP; the protein is encoded by the coding sequence ATGCCTTCCACGATCACAGTACGCCTGTGGCAGCCTGACACCACGCCGAGCGCCGAAACCCTAGCCCAGCTATGGCTGCGCTCAGTGCGCGCCACCCACGACTTTCTCGACGAAGCCACCGTGCTGGCCCTCTACCCCGAAGTGCGGGATCACTATCTGCCCGCCGTCACCTTATGGCTGGCCGAAGAGGCATCAGGCCTTTGCCTGGGCTTCATGGGCCTACAGGTGCACGCGCAGGGCGCCGATGTGGCCATGCTGTTCATCGAGCCGGCCGCACGCGGACAGGGCCTGGGACGCCGCCTGCTGGATCAGGCCAGGGCAGACCATGGCGCACTGACGGTGGATGTCAATGAACAGAATCCGCAGGCCTGGGAGTTTTACCGCCATTACGGTTTTGAACAGACGGGCCGCTCGCCGCTGGATGGCCAGGGACGGCCTTTCCCCTTGATTCATATGGCGTTGCGAGGGGACCCAAGCTGCGCAGGCTTAGGCCTGCCCTAA
- a CDS encoding EAL domain-containing protein, whose translation MDNDTAQPDGSVGRIFAFAASAERAAKLSRKILESGFGEPESTHLFDAMLCRLREQHFAVVVAELHPQHHDALRLPDALRERARWPVPHILWVGDYTPARSPFLPGESQARPGRLAFALGALVGGISLQALQAHAYLARSKGIHAEAVSDEGGLRQYLRMLARQPVSATLLSSSPQAPDFTDDELCEALESGRGMRVDLQPQFDLRTRRIVGAEALIRWRHTGPGDVPVSAMLPVVSRLGLDGLLFGYVRDQVIETLRLLRSHGRCVPIAINISAATLSQPGLISLLGERVREVGLGPELIKIELTEDAAPLDELSLSTALNCLRAEGFLLSLDDFGTGSASFELLADIPFDELKVAGKFVRDVAQRESCRAILAALSRLGRALNMCLVAECVETEADIACLRQLGVQVGQGYALCRPISAPDFLGRMMQQE comes from the coding sequence GTGGACAACGATACCGCTCAGCCTGATGGCAGCGTCGGTCGGATATTCGCTTTCGCAGCCAGTGCCGAACGCGCTGCGAAACTATCCAGAAAAATTCTAGAAAGCGGCTTTGGCGAGCCTGAGAGCACGCATTTATTCGATGCCATGCTATGCCGCCTACGCGAACAGCACTTCGCGGTGGTCGTGGCGGAACTGCACCCGCAACATCATGACGCCTTGCGTCTGCCCGACGCGCTGCGTGAGCGGGCGCGCTGGCCGGTTCCGCATATTCTATGGGTCGGCGATTACACGCCGGCGCGATCGCCATTCCTGCCCGGCGAGTCGCAGGCGCGCCCAGGCAGGCTGGCTTTTGCGCTTGGCGCCCTGGTCGGAGGCATTAGCTTGCAGGCGCTCCAGGCGCATGCCTATCTGGCCCGCAGCAAGGGGATTCATGCCGAAGCCGTCTCCGACGAAGGGGGGCTGCGTCAATATCTGCGCATGCTGGCCCGTCAGCCCGTCTCTGCGACACTTCTTTCGTCCTCGCCGCAGGCGCCGGACTTTACCGACGACGAGCTCTGCGAGGCGCTGGAGTCCGGGCGTGGGATGCGGGTTGATCTGCAACCGCAGTTCGACTTGCGCACGCGCAGAATCGTCGGCGCGGAGGCCCTGATCCGTTGGCGCCACACTGGTCCCGGCGATGTGCCGGTGTCGGCCATGCTGCCCGTGGTTTCCCGCCTGGGGCTGGATGGTCTGCTGTTTGGCTATGTGCGCGACCAGGTGATCGAGACACTACGCCTCTTGCGAAGTCATGGCCGTTGCGTGCCGATCGCCATCAATATTTCCGCCGCCACCTTGAGCCAGCCGGGCTTGATTTCTCTTCTGGGCGAGCGGGTCCGTGAGGTCGGGCTGGGACCGGAGTTGATCAAGATCGAATTGACCGAAGACGCCGCGCCTCTGGATGAGCTCAGCCTGTCCACCGCGCTCAATTGTTTGCGTGCCGAGGGCTTTCTGCTTTCGCTCGATGATTTTGGAACCGGCTCGGCGAGCTTTGAGCTGTTGGCGGACATTCCCTTCGATGAACTCAAGGTCGCGGGCAAGTTCGTGCGCGATGTCGCGCAGCGCGAGTCCTGCCGCGCCATTCTCGCCGCCTTGTCCCGCCTAGGGCGTGCTTTGAATATGTGTCTGGTGGCCGAGTGTGTCGAAACGGAGGCCGACATCGCCTGCTTGCGCCAGCTTGGTGTGCAGGTCGGTCAGGGCTATGCCTTGTGCCGACCCATCAGCGCGCCGGACTTTCTGGGCAGAATGATGCAGCAGGAGTGA
- a CDS encoding LysR family transcriptional regulator, whose product MREISLDRLRTLVAIADLGSFVQAARALHLAAPTVSLHITELEARIGAPLLSRQRGQVRPTPIGDTLVARARSLLAEADQALDDVQRQVQGLAGRVRLGASTGAIAHLLPRALEALGNTHPGIDVQVEVLTSQESLTRLSKGPLDIALVALPQAETPGLTVRPWRRDPVMAFVPAAWRPPARITPQWLADRALILNDASTRLSRITTEWFAAAGLRAKARIHLNFNDAIKSLVSAGYGAALLPHEATAPPPDDRIAMRPLRPALWRPLGIAHRAAAMETATRHVLDALRQR is encoded by the coding sequence ATGCGTGAAATCAGCCTGGACCGTCTGCGCACCCTGGTGGCCATTGCCGATCTCGGCTCGTTCGTGCAGGCCGCCCGCGCGCTGCACCTGGCTGCGCCTACGGTCAGCCTGCATATCACCGAGCTGGAAGCCCGCATCGGCGCGCCCCTGCTCTCCCGCCAGCGGGGCCAGGTGCGCCCCACCCCCATCGGCGACACCCTGGTTGCGCGGGCGCGCAGTCTGTTGGCCGAAGCGGATCAGGCACTGGACGATGTGCAGCGCCAGGTGCAGGGGCTGGCTGGCCGCGTGCGGCTGGGCGCTTCCACCGGCGCCATTGCCCATCTCCTGCCTCGGGCCCTGGAAGCGCTGGGCAACACCCACCCTGGCATCGACGTCCAGGTGGAAGTCCTGACCTCCCAGGAAAGCCTGACCCGGCTGAGCAAGGGCCCCCTGGACATCGCACTGGTGGCCTTGCCGCAAGCCGAAACGCCCGGCCTGACGGTGCGGCCCTGGCGCCGCGATCCCGTCATGGCCTTTGTGCCCGCGGCCTGGCGGCCGCCCGCCCGAATCACCCCACAATGGCTGGCGGACCGGGCGCTGATCCTGAACGACGCGAGCACGCGGCTATCCCGCATCACGACGGAATGGTTCGCTGCGGCGGGTCTGCGGGCCAAGGCGCGCATCCATCTCAATTTCAACGACGCCATCAAAAGCCTGGTGTCGGCAGGTTACGGGGCCGCCCTCTTGCCGCATGAGGCCACTGCCCCGCCGCCCGACGACCGCATCGCCATGCGCCCCCTGCGTCCAGCGCTATGGCGGCCTTTGGGCATCGCCCATCGCGCCGCCGCCATGGAAACGGCGACCCGCCATGTGCTGGATGCACTGCGCCAGCGTTGA
- a CDS encoding putative signal transducing protein, with protein MYRLVRAPSLLLAQHWLNLLRQARVSAELHNQHLQGVMGEIPVDQCGPEIWIERESDRDFAMRLIGLEPAAEAAALPWTCPRCAEVLEAQFSECWRCGTERP; from the coding sequence ATGTACCGGCTTGTCCGCGCGCCCAGTCTTTTGTTGGCCCAGCATTGGCTGAACCTACTGCGTCAGGCACGGGTGTCCGCCGAGCTGCATAACCAGCATCTGCAAGGGGTGATGGGCGAAATTCCGGTGGATCAGTGCGGGCCGGAGATCTGGATCGAACGTGAGTCCGACCGCGATTTCGCCATGCGTTTGATTGGCCTTGAGCCCGCAGCCGAGGCGGCGGCCTTGCCCTGGACCTGCCCGCGCTGCGCAGAGGTCCTGGAAGCGCAGTTCAGCGAATGCTGGCGCTGCGGCACCGAGCGTCCCTGA
- a CDS encoding GntP family permease, whose protein sequence is MGILAIVVSLLLLMYFAYRGITVLILAPIMAALAVVMSGDITVLLPAYTQTFMHALGGYVIQFLPIFLLGALFGQLMSDSGAAQAIARRITDKLGTRHAILTVVLACAVLTYGGVSLFVVAFAVYPIATVLFRDANIPKRLIPASIALGSFTFTMTALPGTPSIQNALPIPYFGTNVFAAPLLGTIAGVIMLGVGMAWLLSRAKRARVANEGYGQHTEEASHDEERPKVPLAQALLPLLLVIGINALFTYIVFPRMDFGPLEKQHPGLDPSKMAGLWALIIALATSCTVLILMRLKHWKGLRETVNKGVFGFMLPLFNTASEVGYGAVIASLAGFALIRDAVLNVSPGNPLISEAIAMGTLAGITGSSSGGMSIALQTLGADYLAMAHKAGISPELLHRVAVLASGSMDTLPQSGAIITLLAICRLTHRSSYGDIAVVTIVGPLIALVTVIALSGVI, encoded by the coding sequence ATGGGAATACTGGCAATCGTCGTCTCGCTGCTTCTGCTCATGTACTTCGCCTACCGAGGCATCACGGTACTGATCCTGGCACCCATCATGGCGGCGCTGGCCGTGGTGATGTCAGGGGACATCACCGTTCTGTTGCCGGCCTATACCCAGACCTTTATGCACGCCCTGGGCGGCTATGTCATTCAGTTTTTGCCCATCTTTCTGCTGGGTGCGCTGTTCGGCCAGCTCATGTCGGACTCCGGCGCAGCCCAGGCCATCGCCCGCAGGATCACCGACAAACTCGGCACGCGCCACGCCATCCTGACCGTTGTGCTGGCCTGCGCCGTGCTGACTTACGGCGGGGTGTCGCTGTTCGTAGTGGCTTTCGCGGTGTATCCCATCGCCACAGTGCTGTTTCGTGACGCCAACATCCCCAAAAGACTGATCCCGGCCTCCATCGCGCTGGGTTCCTTCACCTTCACGATGACGGCCCTGCCCGGCACGCCGTCCATCCAGAACGCGCTGCCCATCCCCTATTTCGGCACCAATGTGTTTGCCGCGCCCCTGCTGGGCACCATCGCGGGGGTCATCATGCTGGGCGTGGGCATGGCGTGGCTGCTCAGCCGCGCCAAGCGTGCGAGAGTGGCCAACGAGGGCTATGGCCAACACACCGAAGAAGCCTCGCACGACGAAGAGCGCCCGAAAGTGCCGCTGGCCCAGGCTCTGCTGCCCCTGCTGCTGGTGATCGGCATCAATGCCCTGTTCACCTACATCGTATTCCCGCGCATGGATTTCGGCCCCCTCGAAAAACAGCATCCTGGCCTGGACCCCTCCAAGATGGCGGGTTTGTGGGCGCTGATCATCGCGCTGGCCACCTCCTGCACGGTGCTGATCCTGATGCGCCTCAAGCACTGGAAGGGGCTGCGCGAAACCGTCAACAAGGGGGTGTTCGGATTCATGCTGCCCTTGTTCAATACGGCATCGGAAGTCGGTTACGGCGCGGTCATCGCTAGCCTGGCGGGCTTCGCTCTCATCCGCGACGCAGTCCTGAACGTCTCGCCCGGCAACCCGCTGATTTCCGAGGCCATCGCCATGGGCACACTGGCGGGCATTACGGGCTCGTCTTCTGGCGGCATGAGCATCGCGCTACAGACCCTGGGGGCCGACTATCTAGCCATGGCCCATAAGGCTGGCATCAGCCCCGAGCTGCTGCACCGCGTGGCAGTGCTGGCCTCGGGCAGCATGGACACCCTGCCGCAATCCGGGGCCATCATCACGCTGCTGGCGATCTGCCGCCTGACGCACCGCAGCTCCTATGGCGATATCGCGGTGGTCACCATCGTGGGGCCGCTTATCGCCCTCGTGACCGTCATCGCATTGAGCGGCGTGATCTGA
- a CDS encoding MFS transporter, translating into MSTAADPLSSPSLRRFLAARFCASLSYQIVSVAVGWQVYALSGSALDLGLIGLAQFLPMMCLTLVVGHVADRYDRRRIVAICMALEALATLVLAAAALHGFGGTALIYTTVIVMSSARAFEAPTLPTLIPAIVPRDGIPRATALSASSNQIAQIAGPALGGIGYGIGTGWVYCAASLIYGVGLVSILRVRTQRPPAHKAPTTWHTLFAGIRFIASRRILLGTLSLDLFAVLLGGATALLPVFAKDILDAGPWALGALRAAPALGAALTSLALARLTMGEHVGRMLFGALMLFGIATVAFGLSTSIPVSLAALAVLGAADSINVVVRSSLVQLHTPDEMLGRVSAVNTLFVGASNQLGEFESGLTAALLGTVPAVVLGGLGTMAVAGLWMWWFPELRKLKTLAPGP; encoded by the coding sequence ATGTCCACGGCCGCCGATCCGCTCTCCAGCCCCTCATTGCGCCGCTTCCTCGCTGCCCGTTTCTGCGCCTCGCTGTCCTATCAAATCGTATCTGTGGCGGTGGGCTGGCAAGTCTATGCCCTGTCGGGCAGCGCGCTGGACCTGGGGCTGATCGGGCTGGCTCAGTTCCTGCCCATGATGTGTTTGACCCTGGTGGTCGGGCATGTCGCCGACCGCTACGACCGGCGGCGCATCGTGGCCATCTGCATGGCCTTGGAAGCCCTGGCCACGCTAGTGCTGGCTGCGGCCGCCCTGCACGGCTTCGGAGGCACGGCCCTCATCTACACCACCGTGATCGTGATGAGTTCGGCGCGCGCCTTCGAGGCCCCGACCCTGCCCACCCTGATTCCGGCCATCGTGCCGCGCGACGGGATTCCGCGCGCCACTGCGCTGTCGGCGTCTTCCAACCAGATCGCCCAGATCGCCGGCCCGGCGCTGGGCGGCATCGGCTATGGCATCGGCACGGGCTGGGTGTATTGCGCCGCTTCGCTGATCTATGGCGTCGGGCTGGTGTCCATTCTGCGCGTGCGCACGCAACGCCCGCCGGCGCACAAGGCGCCCACCACCTGGCACACCCTCTTTGCCGGCATCCGCTTTATCGCCAGCCGCCGCATTCTGCTCGGCACCCTTTCTCTGGATCTGTTCGCCGTGCTGCTGGGCGGCGCGACCGCGCTCTTGCCGGTTTTCGCCAAAGACATTCTGGATGCCGGCCCCTGGGCCTTGGGCGCCCTGCGCGCCGCCCCGGCCCTGGGCGCGGCCTTGACTTCGCTGGCGCTGGCCCGGCTGACCATGGGCGAACATGTCGGCCGCATGCTGTTCGGCGCCCTGATGCTGTTCGGCATAGCGACCGTGGCCTTCGGCCTGTCGACCTCCATCCCGGTCTCGCTTGCCGCCTTGGCCGTGCTGGGCGCGGCCGACTCGATCAACGTGGTGGTGCGCTCTTCGCTGGTCCAGTTGCACACCCCTGATGAGATGCTCGGCAGGGTCAGCGCCGTGAACACGCTTTTTGTCGGCGCGTCCAATCAACTGGGCGAGTTTGAATCGGGCCTGACGGCGGCGCTGCTGGGCACGGTGCCGGCCGTTGTGCTGGGTGGCCTGGGCACGATGGCAGTCGCCGGGCTATGGATGTGGTGGTTCCCCGAACTGCGCAAACTCAAAACACTGGCCCCGGGTCCCTGA